The following are encoded together in the Asticcacaulis sp. genome:
- a CDS encoding MFS transporter — protein sequence MALVIGASSLGTIFEWFDFYIFGTLAAIMGAQFFEVKGINPTTSFIFALLALAAGFIVRPFGAMVFGGMGDKVGRKHTFLITMIIMGLSTFLVGVLPTYHQIGIAAPIILIGLRLVQGPAMGGEYGGAATYVAEHSPDNKRGQMTAWIQTTATLGLLLALVAIGVTQHYVSEADFKAWGWRLPFLFSIVLLLVSIWIRMKLNESPVFQAMKNEGRTAKSPLSEAFLKWSNLKIVLIALFGLVMGQGVVWYTGQFYALFFLQKMLHVDLATSYWLIGGALVIATPFFIFFGWLSDRIGRKPIILAGLVLAAIGYFPLFQMLTGAVSPALEHAQTASPVVVVADQTACAVQFDPVGKAKFLQSCDIAKSYLAKGGISYTNEAAPAGTIASVRIGQTVIPAFEGRGLAADALKAGQADFAEQVGAALKIAGYPAKADTAQIDFPKTIGILTLLVVLVTMVYAPMAAALVEMFPARIRYSAMSLPYHFGNGWFGGLLPFITFTIVAATGGIYDGLWYPVGIAALTVLIGLFTIKDNRHIDFKE from the coding sequence ATGGCTCTGGTGATCGGGGCGTCATCGCTCGGCACCATCTTCGAGTGGTTCGATTTCTACATCTTCGGCACGCTGGCCGCCATTATGGGGGCGCAGTTCTTCGAGGTGAAGGGCATCAACCCGACCACCTCCTTCATCTTCGCGCTTCTGGCCCTGGCTGCCGGCTTTATCGTGCGGCCCTTCGGCGCCATGGTCTTCGGCGGCATGGGCGACAAGGTCGGCCGCAAGCACACCTTCCTGATCACCATGATCATTATGGGCCTGTCCACCTTCCTGGTTGGCGTCCTGCCCACCTATCACCAGATCGGCATCGCCGCCCCCATCATCCTGATCGGCCTGCGTCTTGTGCAGGGCCCGGCCATGGGCGGCGAATACGGCGGGGCCGCCACCTATGTGGCCGAGCATTCGCCGGATAACAAGCGCGGCCAGATGACCGCCTGGATCCAGACCACGGCCACGCTCGGCCTGCTGCTGGCCCTGGTCGCCATCGGCGTGACCCAACACTACGTCTCCGAAGCAGATTTCAAGGCGTGGGGCTGGCGCCTGCCCTTCCTGTTCTCGATCGTGCTTTTACTGGTGTCGATCTGGATACGGATGAAGCTCAATGAAAGCCCGGTCTTCCAGGCCATGAAGAATGAAGGCCGCACGGCGAAATCACCGCTTTCCGAAGCCTTCCTGAAATGGTCGAACCTCAAGATCGTATTGATTGCCCTGTTTGGTCTTGTCATGGGCCAGGGCGTGGTGTGGTATACCGGCCAGTTCTACGCCCTGTTCTTCCTGCAAAAGATGCTGCATGTCGACCTGGCCACCTCCTATTGGTTGATCGGCGGCGCGCTGGTCATCGCCACGCCGTTCTTCATCTTTTTCGGCTGGCTGTCGGACCGCATCGGCCGCAAGCCCATCATTCTGGCCGGCCTGGTGCTGGCCGCCATCGGCTATTTCCCGCTGTTCCAGATGCTGACCGGCGCCGTCAGCCCGGCGCTCGAACATGCGCAAACAGCCTCGCCAGTTGTGGTCGTGGCCGATCAGACCGCCTGCGCCGTCCAGTTCGACCCGGTCGGCAAGGCGAAATTCCTGCAATCCTGCGACATCGCCAAGTCGTATCTCGCCAAGGGCGGCATCAGCTATACCAATGAAGCCGCCCCTGCCGGCACGATAGCCAGTGTCCGTATCGGCCAGACGGTCATCCCCGCCTTCGAGGGCCGCGGGCTGGCCGCAGACGCTCTGAAAGCCGGACAGGCCGATTTCGCCGAACAGGTGGGCGCGGCCCTGAAAATCGCCGGTTATCCGGCCAAGGCCGACACAGCGCAGATTGATTTTCCGAAAACCATCGGCATCCTGACCCTGCTGGTAGTTCTGGTCACCATGGTCTATGCCCCGATGGCGGCCGCGCTGGTGGAGATGTTCCCGGCACGCATCCGCTACAGCGCCATGTCCCTGCCCTATCACTTCGGCAATGGCTGGTTCGGCGGCCTGCTGCCCTTCATCACATTCACCATCGTGGCGGCGACCGGCGGCATCTATGACGGCCTGTGGTATCCGGTGGGGATCGCCGCCCTGACGGTCTTGATCGGGCTGTTCACCATCAAGGACAACCGGCATATCGATTTTAAGGAATAA
- a CDS encoding YIP1 family protein translates to MTDDSVPPVQAPDPNPYANPKNPNNLIERVQAILLKPSPTWDVIERETPTVQQLYTSYIMPLAAIGPAASAIGGVVFGVGALGFSFHTPLLMAIVGAVLSYVLSLIMIYVVALVIDGLAPSFNGQKNFIQALKLAAYASTAGWVASIFGLFPMLGILALLGALYGIYLFYLGLPKLMKNPADKTVVYMIVVAIVYIVLAMIIGAVAGAVTSAGMMATGGMGHMGGFAFNNRAIVAPNVSGMEEAANQMEAAANQMAAQASAAQTGQSVVKLADASALLALLPPAYNGAARTDDNTSSGGAGGIAVSTAKGTYHIGDGTVNVTVTDMGTVAGIGAMAAAMNLNSSSSSATGYEKVTTENGRMVTEKWDNAAKHGEYAIVSDGRISVAAEGDNVDMGTLKAVVASVDVGRAKALTQ, encoded by the coding sequence ATGACCGACGACTCCGTTCCCCCCGTGCAAGCGCCGGACCCCAATCCCTACGCCAACCCGAAGAACCCGAACAATCTGATCGAACGGGTGCAGGCCATCCTGCTCAAGCCCTCGCCGACTTGGGATGTGATCGAGCGCGAAACGCCGACCGTTCAACAGCTCTATACCAGCTATATCATGCCGCTGGCCGCCATCGGCCCGGCGGCCAGCGCCATTGGCGGCGTGGTATTTGGTGTGGGTGCGCTCGGGTTTTCCTTTCATACGCCTCTGCTGATGGCGATTGTCGGCGCCGTATTGAGCTACGTGCTCTCGCTGATCATGATCTATGTGGTGGCGCTCGTCATCGATGGGCTGGCCCCCAGTTTCAACGGCCAGAAAAACTTCATCCAGGCGCTCAAGCTTGCAGCTTACGCGTCTACGGCCGGCTGGGTGGCGTCCATCTTCGGCCTGTTCCCAATGCTCGGCATACTGGCCCTGCTTGGCGCACTCTACGGCATATACCTCTTCTATCTCGGTCTGCCGAAACTGATGAAAAACCCCGCCGACAAAACCGTGGTCTACATGATCGTTGTGGCGATTGTTTATATCGTCCTGGCCATGATCATCGGCGCTGTTGCCGGTGCCGTTACCAGCGCCGGCATGATGGCCACTGGCGGGATGGGGCATATGGGCGGCTTCGCGTTCAATAATCGCGCGATCGTCGCGCCCAATGTCTCCGGGATGGAAGAGGCCGCCAATCAGATGGAAGCCGCGGCCAACCAGATGGCGGCGCAAGCCTCGGCGGCCCAGACCGGCCAGTCAGTGGTCAAGCTGGCCGATGCCTCGGCGCTTCTGGCCCTTTTGCCACCCGCCTATAACGGTGCCGCGCGCACCGATGACAATACCAGTTCCGGCGGCGCGGGCGGCATCGCCGTCTCCACCGCCAAGGGCACCTATCATATCGGTGACGGCACGGTGAATGTCACCGTCACCGACATGGGCACAGTGGCCGGTATCGGCGCCATGGCGGCGGCAATGAACCTGAACTCATCGAGCAGCAGCGCCACCGGCTACGAAAAGGTCACCACCGAAAACGGCCGCATGGTCACGGAAAAGTGGGATAACGCGGCCAAGCACGGTGAATATGCCATTGTTTCCGATGGCCGCATCAGCGTGGCGGCGGAAGGGGATAATGTCGATATGGGCACCCTGAAAGCGGTGGTCGCCAGCGTCGATGTCGGCCGCGCGAAAGCGCTCACACAGTAG
- a CDS encoding molybdopterin molybdotransferase MoeA gives MKNVAVDAALAAVRQGAVSPAAERVPLAKAMGRVLAEAVLAGRDQPPFNASAMDGYAVRRESLKTKAKQVTLHVVGESAAGRVYTGSVAAGETVRIFTGAPVPADCDAVVIQENVVRQADMIDVLPDGRKPDGPSHIRKAGQDFKAGDTLLEPGQRLDPWRLSLVAAAGLDTVPVWRRPKIAVLCTGDELVLPGQTPKPDQIYESASHALMALIKQWGGKTSYVGVEGDNARALHKALKNTKADLIVTVGGASVGDYDLVRPALEKLGLALDFASVAIKPGKPTSFGRLTDGTRILSLPGNPASAFVTAQLFLKAWIEASLGMPETSPFITAVTQGPLSAAGPRETYLRAKIGSSLQGQLQVTAFDDQDSSLVKVFARADALIRLPANTLPQNAGSRVEVLPLDRL, from the coding sequence ATGAAAAACGTTGCGGTCGATGCGGCGCTGGCAGCGGTCAGGCAGGGCGCGGTGTCTCCAGCGGCAGAGCGTGTGCCGCTGGCCAAGGCCATGGGTCGCGTGCTGGCCGAAGCCGTTTTGGCTGGGCGCGATCAGCCGCCCTTCAACGCCTCGGCCATGGATGGCTATGCCGTCCGCAGGGAATCGCTGAAAACGAAAGCTAAACAGGTCACCCTGCATGTGGTCGGCGAAAGTGCGGCGGGCCGCGTCTACACAGGGTCGGTGGCCGCGGGGGAGACCGTGCGCATTTTTACCGGCGCGCCTGTACCCGCCGATTGCGACGCCGTCGTTATTCAGGAAAATGTCGTTCGCCAGGCAGACATGATCGATGTCCTGCCGGATGGCCGCAAGCCTGACGGACCGTCTCACATTCGCAAGGCCGGCCAGGATTTCAAGGCCGGCGACACCCTGCTTGAGCCCGGTCAGCGGCTTGATCCGTGGCGCCTGTCCCTGGTCGCGGCGGCCGGGCTGGACACGGTGCCGGTCTGGCGCCGTCCCAAGATCGCCGTCCTGTGTACCGGTGATGAACTTGTGTTGCCCGGCCAGACGCCGAAACCGGACCAGATCTATGAATCCGCCTCCCATGCGCTCATGGCATTGATCAAGCAGTGGGGCGGCAAGACCAGCTATGTCGGCGTGGAGGGCGATAACGCCAGGGCTCTGCATAAGGCGCTGAAGAACACGAAGGCCGACCTGATCGTCACAGTCGGCGGGGCCAGTGTCGGCGATTATGACCTGGTGCGGCCGGCGCTGGAAAAGCTGGGCCTGGCGCTCGATTTCGCTTCCGTAGCGATCAAGCCCGGCAAGCCGACCAGTTTCGGCCGGCTGACCGATGGGACGCGGATATTGAGCCTGCCGGGCAATCCGGCTTCGGCTTTTGTCACGGCGCAATTGTTCCTGAAAGCCTGGATCGAGGCGTCACTGGGAATGCCGGAAACAAGCCCCTTTATCACCGCCGTGACGCAAGGCCCCCTCTCTGCCGCCGGTCCACGTGAGACCTATCTGCGCGCCAAAATCGGCAGCTCATTGCAAGGGCAATTGCAGGTGACAGCGTTTGACGACCAGGATTCCTCCCTGGTCAAAGTCTTCGCCCGTGCCGATGCGCTGATCCGCCTGCCGGCCAATACCCTGCCGCAAAACGCTGGGTCGCGCGTCGAGGTTTTGCCGCTCGACCGGCTGTAG
- the moaB gene encoding molybdenum cofactor biosynthesis protein B translates to MSEITEADKTFLSGGRIDETRPFRPVSLAVLTISDTRDEESDTSGDVLVKRIEAAGHSVVRRNIVRDDIDAIRAKVMKWVNTGEIDAIVTTGGTGITGRDVTPEAIEPLLTKRIEGFSTIFHMLSYQTVGLSTLQSRALAGIIDGVFIFCLPGSNGAVKDGWDKVIRWQLDSRHGPCNMVELMPRLKEK, encoded by the coding sequence ATGAGCGAGATTACGGAAGCGGACAAGACTTTTCTGAGCGGTGGCCGTATCGACGAGACGCGGCCCTTCCGGCCGGTCAGCCTGGCCGTCCTGACCATTTCCGATACGCGCGACGAGGAAAGCGATACCTCCGGCGATGTGCTGGTCAAGCGCATCGAAGCGGCCGGCCACAGCGTCGTGCGCCGCAATATTGTGCGTGATGACATCGACGCCATCCGCGCCAAGGTGATGAAATGGGTCAATACCGGCGAGATCGACGCCATCGTCACCACCGGCGGCACCGGCATTACCGGCCGCGATGTCACCCCCGAAGCGATCGAGCCGCTGCTGACCAAGCGCATCGAAGGCTTCTCGACCATTTTCCATATGCTGAGCTATCAAACGGTCGGCCTCTCCACCCTGCAATCGCGCGCCCTTGCGGGGATCATCGACGGCGTATTTATCTTCTGCCTGCCGGGCTCGAACGGCGCGGTCAAGGACGGCTGGGACAAGGTGATCCGCTGGCAGCTCGATAGCCGGCATGGTCCGTGCAATATGGTCGAACTGATGCCCCGCCTGAAAGAAAAGTGA
- a CDS encoding protein kinase has product MGHDPTQTASKLDIAAGFASDIGKREENQDFAALCLEDGQRHHGAVAALADGVGGRKGGRVAAELSVRTFIDDYLGQSELLSPQKTAARALESINYWLYREGQKNENLKGMCAAFTGIVIKGRRLHSFHAGDTRLYRLRAGQLEQLTQDHKPEGPDGSPFITRAVGAEEAIRIDYGAHDIFPHDRLMLCSDGIHGFVSQAQILALLDGRTAPEETAQRLVSTAIAHGGDDNATALVIDVIDLPPATIEDLNLAISRLPIIEPPHVGDLIDGFKLERQLADGIYSRVFRARDMREFRTGISPNVVLKFPKPHTIGSETSARSAFMREAWVASRVQHMWIGSVLDIAPGRQTCLYVAQPYYVGETLEHRLLRSPKITLKEGVGIATKLAKALGSLHRAGIIHRDVKPENIILTADGGFKLVDLGVARIPGIDKDSLFVPGTPSYKAPELFDGKPGDERSDIFAMGVTLYRMFTGGAYPFGEIETGQTPRFNMPERLASRRGDLPAWLDSVILQALAPNPADRFQDGFELAFKLETGSHGAEPDFFRKHSWLARNQVGIWRGVSLFLAICLVISIMTAKTGIPLPPWAQAALAELSRRVFG; this is encoded by the coding sequence ATAGGACATGACCCGACGCAGACTGCCTCAAAGCTCGATATCGCCGCCGGTTTCGCCAGTGATATTGGCAAGCGCGAAGAAAACCAGGATTTCGCCGCCCTCTGTCTGGAGGACGGCCAGCGTCATCACGGCGCGGTGGCCGCCCTGGCCGATGGCGTCGGCGGGCGCAAGGGTGGGCGCGTGGCGGCCGAGCTTTCTGTGCGGACCTTTATCGATGATTATCTCGGCCAGTCGGAACTGCTGTCACCGCAAAAGACGGCGGCGCGGGCGCTGGAAAGCATCAATTACTGGCTCTACCGCGAAGGTCAGAAGAACGAAAACCTGAAAGGCATGTGCGCCGCCTTTACCGGTATCGTCATTAAGGGGCGGCGGCTGCACAGCTTCCATGCCGGCGATACCCGCCTCTACCGCCTGCGCGCCGGCCAGCTCGAACAATTGACGCAAGACCACAAGCCCGAAGGGCCGGACGGCAGCCCGTTCATCACCCGCGCGGTCGGCGCCGAAGAAGCCATCCGTATCGATTACGGCGCCCACGATATCTTTCCGCATGACCGGCTGATGCTGTGTTCGGATGGCATTCACGGCTTTGTCAGTCAGGCCCAGATACTCGCCCTGCTCGATGGCCGCACAGCGCCGGAAGAGACGGCCCAGCGGCTGGTCAGCACCGCCATCGCCCACGGCGGCGACGATAACGCCACGGCCCTGGTGATCGATGTCATCGACCTGCCCCCGGCCACGATCGAAGACCTGAACCTCGCCATTTCCCGGCTGCCGATCATCGAACCGCCCCATGTCGGCGACCTGATCGATGGCTTCAAGCTGGAGCGGCAACTGGCCGACGGCATCTACAGCCGTGTCTTCCGGGCGCGCGACATGCGCGAATTCCGCACCGGCATCAGCCCCAATGTCGTGCTGAAATTCCCCAAACCCCATACCATCGGCTCGGAAACCTCGGCGCGCTCGGCCTTCATGCGCGAAGCCTGGGTAGCCAGCCGCGTCCAGCATATGTGGATCGGTTCGGTGCTTGATATCGCCCCCGGCCGCCAGACCTGTCTCTATGTTGCCCAGCCCTATTATGTCGGCGAAACCCTCGAACACCGCCTGTTGCGCAGCCCGAAAATCACCCTGAAGGAAGGTGTCGGCATCGCTACCAAGCTGGCCAAGGCCTTGGGCTCGCTGCACCGCGCCGGTATCATCCACCGCGATGTCAAACCGGAGAACATCATCCTGACGGCCGATGGCGGCTTCAAGCTGGTCGATCTCGGCGTGGCGCGCATTCCCGGCATCGACAAGGACAGCCTGTTCGTGCCCGGCACGCCCAGCTACAAGGCGCCGGAATTGTTCGACGGCAAACCGGGTGACGAGCGCTCGGACATCTTCGCCATGGGGGTGACGCTCTACCGGATGTTCACCGGCGGCGCCTATCCCTTCGGCGAGATCGAGACCGGCCAGACACCGCGTTTCAACATGCCGGAACGCCTCGCCAGCCGGCGCGGCGACCTGCCGGCCTGGCTCGACAGCGTGATTTTGCAGGCCCTGGCGCCGAATCCGGCCGATCGCTTCCAGGACGGTTTCGAACTGGCTTTCAAGCTTGAGACCGGCTCGCATGGCGCCGAGCCCGATTTCTTCCGCAAGCATTCCTGGCTGGCCCGCAACCAGGTCGGCATCTGGCGCGGCGTCAGCCTGTTCCTGGCCATATGCCTGGTGATTTCCATCATGACGGCAAAGACCGGCATCCCCTTGCCGCCGTGGGCGCAGGCGGCACTAGCGGAACTTTCCAGGCGCGTCTTCGGCTGA
- a CDS encoding group 1 truncated hemoglobin yields the protein MKIIALAATALLFASPVLAQGTPSAPTAPVISPDGRLFSEFGGHDGLVRIMDDLMVNLLADPRTKDFFVAVDQQHVKDELVSQFCAILGGGCTYTGKDMKAVHAKLGVHQEDFLALVEDLQKAMEKNHVSFSAQNRLLAALAPQHRDVITE from the coding sequence ATGAAAATCATCGCTCTTGCGGCAACCGCCCTTTTGTTCGCGTCTCCGGTTCTGGCGCAAGGTACGCCTTCCGCCCCGACCGCGCCGGTCATTTCGCCCGATGGCAGGCTCTTCTCCGAATTTGGCGGCCATGACGGCCTGGTCAGGATCATGGACGACCTGATGGTCAATCTGCTGGCCGATCCGCGCACGAAAGACTTCTTCGTTGCCGTCGATCAGCAGCATGTGAAGGATGAACTGGTCTCGCAGTTCTGCGCCATTTTGGGCGGCGGCTGCACCTATACCGGCAAGGACATGAAAGCGGTCCACGCCAAGCTGGGTGTCCATCAGGAAGACTTCCTGGCGCTGGTGGAAGACCTGCAAAAGGCGATGGAAAAGAACCATGTGTCGTTTTCGGCGCAGAACAGACTGCTGGCGGCCCTGGCGCCCCAGCACCGGGATGTCATAACGGAATAA
- a CDS encoding DUF3034 family protein, translating to MKYKRIGEIVALAILACAGLTGAAQAESIFTYTSGKLLLTGGVSQIEGAAGGGLTPWAVIGGYGAQNQTGGNAFYTTVDTQDYRVSSYGALVGIHDRVEISYARQDFDLQKIGGALGLGDGYTISQDTIGVKVKVAGNAVLEQDRWLPQIAVGAQFKQNKNGALVKALGARDDSGTDYYVSATKLFLAQSLLVNSTIRATKANQFGILGYGGIDDDYHAEFEGSVAYLLNRHLAIGAEVRSKPDNLGVAKEGAAVDAFVAYAPCKRISFTLAYADLGNIVTRRQSGLYLSLQAGF from the coding sequence TTGAAATACAAGCGTATAGGCGAAATTGTTGCGCTCGCCATCCTGGCGTGTGCCGGTCTGACCGGGGCCGCGCAGGCGGAGTCGATCTTCACCTATACCAGCGGCAAATTGCTGCTGACCGGCGGCGTCAGCCAGATCGAAGGCGCGGCCGGCGGCGGTCTGACTCCCTGGGCGGTGATCGGGGGGTATGGCGCACAGAACCAGACCGGCGGAAACGCCTTCTACACCACTGTCGATACGCAGGACTATCGCGTGTCCTCGTATGGCGCGTTGGTCGGCATCCATGACCGCGTTGAAATCTCCTACGCCCGGCAGGATTTCGACCTGCAAAAGATCGGCGGCGCGCTGGGCCTTGGCGATGGCTACACCATTTCGCAGGACACCATCGGCGTAAAGGTCAAGGTGGCCGGCAATGCCGTGCTGGAACAGGATCGCTGGCTGCCGCAGATCGCCGTGGGGGCGCAGTTCAAGCAAAACAAGAACGGCGCCCTGGTCAAGGCGTTGGGCGCGCGCGATGACAGTGGCACCGATTATTATGTCAGCGCCACCAAACTGTTCCTCGCCCAGAGCCTGCTGGTCAACAGCACGATCCGCGCCACCAAGGCCAATCAGTTCGGTATTCTAGGCTATGGGGGAATCGATGACGATTACCATGCCGAATTCGAGGGCTCGGTCGCCTACCTGCTCAACCGCCATTTGGCCATCGGCGCCGAGGTGCGCTCGAAGCCCGATAATCTGGGTGTCGCCAAGGAAGGCGCGGCGGTTGATGCCTTCGTGGCATACGCGCCCTGCAAGCGGATATCCTTCACCCTCGCCTATGCCGATCTCGGCAATATCGTCACGCGCCGCCAATCGGGACTGTATCTCTCGCTCCAAGCCGGATTCTGA
- a CDS encoding M1 family metallopeptidase: MRPLLFAASLLLASTALTPVVTLAAPAATAIVADANAPKGKLPDAATPLAYSLNLTIVPSKPRFSGHVEIDVNVKAETKSLYLHGRDLKMSKVVAMVNGKPVNAKYTQVDDLGVARLDFAKAIPAGRTTLVFDYDAPFTNDAAGLYRVQVAGEWYVWSQFESIDARGAFPSFDEPGFKTPFKVQITTEKGLVALSNGPEDGSTTAGSMITHSFYRTEKLPTYLVAFAVGPFAVAEGVAPPNQYRNYALPIRIVATKPNAAKLKYALDETPSIVSHLETYFGQAFPFPKLDQVASPIMPGAMENAGIDIYGDNILLLDSGASTVQKQEFGMVVSHELSHQWFGDYVTPAWWDDIWLNESFANWMGYRIGNEWRPELNIGVGAIDEAFGAMDTDALKVGRPIHEKITNNGDIDSAFDTITYGKGGQVVAMVAGYLGDETFKRGVRLHMSRHPYGNATSDEFFGALADAAQEPAVLDAMKSFVNQQGFPTVDFSHQGGWLVATQSRYARLGATLDPQSWTIPLCLRQGEERKCFLMAQPQGTLGADAPGVLMPNAGGTGYYRFTLTPDDWSTLIATGDKLPAGEGLAALDSLWGQFYAGKLAAPQLIEAAKVFVNNKDSNVATGSADQFAELVTRGIIPEAGLPDYRRVMDEIYAPRLAALGFNPKAGAHLSDDPDTQKLRQRLVVAVSDAGRDPAVRKQLLDAANAYLGGDKTALDQAFLARGFKIYVEEGHQPAAKALFDRMMTEQDEVVRSAVRGAITSDADAATATWLLGALSEPRLRVPDKLALVGGLMNNAATRDMTYDWLKANYDSFSAGAGIFSAGRIASLPHNYCDAGKADEIERIMRPKVVAAGRGELSFNRMLEDIRSCSVLKDAKGAEVVTALKDAK; the protein is encoded by the coding sequence ATGCGCCCATTGCTTTTCGCCGCCAGCCTGCTCCTCGCTTCGACCGCCCTCACCCCCGTGGTGACGCTGGCTGCCCCGGCCGCCACCGCCATTGTCGCCGACGCCAACGCCCCCAAGGGCAAGCTGCCCGACGCCGCCACCCCGCTCGCCTACAGCCTCAACCTGACCATCGTGCCCTCCAAGCCGCGCTTTTCGGGCCATGTCGAGATCGATGTCAATGTGAAGGCCGAAACGAAATCGCTCTACCTGCACGGCCGCGACCTGAAGATGTCGAAAGTGGTCGCCATGGTGAATGGCAAGCCGGTCAACGCCAAATATACCCAGGTCGATGACCTCGGCGTCGCCCGCCTCGACTTCGCCAAGGCCATCCCCGCCGGTCGCACCACCCTGGTGTTCGATTACGATGCGCCTTTCACCAATGATGCGGCCGGGCTTTACCGCGTCCAGGTCGCTGGCGAGTGGTATGTCTGGTCGCAATTTGAATCGATCGACGCCCGCGGCGCCTTCCCGTCGTTCGACGAGCCGGGCTTCAAGACGCCGTTCAAGGTGCAGATCACCACGGAAAAAGGACTGGTCGCCCTCAGCAACGGTCCGGAAGATGGCTCGACCACGGCCGGCTCGATGATCACCCACTCCTTCTACCGCACCGAAAAGCTGCCGACCTACCTGGTCGCCTTTGCCGTCGGGCCATTTGCGGTGGCGGAAGGCGTGGCGCCGCCTAACCAGTACCGCAACTACGCCCTGCCGATCCGCATTGTCGCCACCAAGCCCAATGCCGCCAAGCTGAAATATGCGCTCGATGAAACCCCGTCGATCGTCAGCCATCTGGAAACCTATTTCGGACAGGCCTTCCCCTTCCCGAAGCTCGATCAGGTCGCCTCGCCGATCATGCCGGGCGCCATGGAAAACGCCGGCATCGATATCTATGGCGACAATATCCTGCTGCTCGATTCCGGCGCTTCGACCGTACAGAAGCAGGAATTCGGCATGGTGGTGTCTCACGAACTGTCGCACCAGTGGTTCGGCGATTATGTCACCCCGGCCTGGTGGGATGATATCTGGCTCAATGAGAGCTTCGCCAACTGGATGGGTTACCGCATCGGCAATGAATGGCGGCCGGAACTGAATATCGGCGTCGGCGCCATCGATGAAGCTTTCGGTGCCATGGATACCGACGCCCTCAAGGTGGGCCGTCCGATCCACGAAAAGATCACCAATAACGGCGACATCGACTCGGCCTTCGACACCATCACCTATGGCAAGGGCGGACAGGTCGTGGCCATGGTGGCCGGCTATCTCGGTGATGAAACCTTCAAGCGCGGCGTGCGCCTGCACATGTCGCGTCATCCGTACGGCAACGCCACTTCCGATGAATTTTTCGGCGCCCTGGCCGACGCCGCCCAGGAACCGGCCGTACTCGACGCCATGAAGAGCTTCGTTAACCAGCAGGGCTTCCCGACGGTCGATTTCAGCCACCAGGGCGGCTGGCTGGTGGCGACGCAGTCGCGCTATGCCCGCCTGGGCGCCACGCTTGACCCGCAAAGCTGGACCATTCCGCTCTGCCTGCGCCAGGGTGAAGAACGCAAGTGCTTCCTGATGGCCCAGCCGCAGGGCACGCTCGGCGCCGATGCGCCCGGCGTACTGATGCCCAATGCCGGCGGCACCGGCTATTACCGCTTCACCCTGACGCCGGACGACTGGTCAACCCTGATCGCCACCGGCGACAAACTGCCCGCCGGCGAGGGCCTGGCGGCGCTCGACAGCCTGTGGGGCCAGTTCTATGCCGGCAAGCTGGCCGCACCGCAACTGATCGAGGCGGCCAAGGTCTTCGTCAACAACAAGGATTCCAACGTCGCCACCGGCAGCGCCGATCAATTCGCTGAACTGGTGACACGCGGCATTATCCCCGAAGCCGGCTTGCCGGACTATCGCCGGGTGATGGATGAAATCTACGCCCCGCGCCTGGCCGCCCTCGGTTTCAACCCGAAGGCCGGCGCGCATCTCTCCGATGATCCCGACACGCAGAAACTGCGCCAGCGCCTGGTGGTCGCGGTCTCCGATGCGGGCCGCGACCCGGCGGTGCGCAAGCAACTGCTCGATGCCGCTAATGCCTATCTCGGCGGCGACAAGACGGCGCTCGACCAGGCGTTCCTGGCGCGCGGCTTCAAGATCTATGTCGAGGAAGGCCACCAGCCGGCGGCCAAGGCCCTGTTCGACCGGATGATGACCGAACAGGACGAAGTCGTCCGTTCGGCGGTACGCGGCGCCATCACCTCCGACGCCGACGCCGCCACGGCGACCTGGCTCCTGGGTGCGCTGAGCGAGCCCCGCCTGCGCGTGCCGGACAAGCTGGCCCTGGTCGGCGGCCTGATGAACAATGCTGCCACGCGCGACATGACCTATGACTGGCTGAAGGCCAATTATGACAGCTTCTCGGCGGGAGCCGGCATCTTCTCGGCCGGCCGCATCGCCTCGCTGCCGCATAATTACTGCGATGCGGGCAAGGCGGATGAGATCGAGCGTATCATGCGCCCGAAAGTGGTCGCTGCCGGCCGCGGCGAACTGTCCTTTAACCGGATGCTGGAGGATATCCGCTCGTGCAGCGTTCTGAAGGACGCCAAGGGCGCGGAAGTCGTCACGGCGCTGAAAGACGCGAAGTAA